The sequence CACAGAGTACCGAACAACTCATTGtatcagtgttgcagccaggaattccAAATGAggggacacagtgtcccacTAACGTTTATTTTAGGGGacatttttgcacattttggggacaacatgtgtcagttgtcaatcaaattttgcactattttgtaacaaattaatttcatgaaacaaaattcaagcgTACGGGATTTTGTCACTATGCTTGTTTTTCAGGCAAGTAAATGTAATTTTAGCAGTATAGTTTATCACCACCAATCGGAGCTCAGTTTGTCTACAACCAAACTATAATATCATTCTCCCGCATCAAAGCTCATTTGGACTACAAGCAAGGTATAATATCAAATGCACAACTGTAAAAGTACGTAAATATAAGCCTCATACTAATTgtgcaaaacaaaggtcatcgtTGGTATcagatattacttgcagactacaTCCAACAAAGTTGACTCATGAGTGCGCCAGGGGTGACCCGCAGTACATGAGAATGGGGACAGTGGGTTCTGTTTTGGGGGtattgtcgcaagggcgcgtcctggctgcaacactgattGTACGTATGATTAATCTTTTCTATCTTCTGCAAGACAGTTTAACCcgttcaccacaatggtttggtccaaactcattgttatcaatggtgatggtggacctgtttacagagaaTTGGGATGAGCAGGTTACAATGTGTCCAGAGTGTTACTTGCATGAAAAATACAAACTGTCCTGTTGACCGTAGGTCCCTATGTCCCTATCTGATCTTTTGTTTTTTGACCTATCCTCCACAGCTGCTGCAAACGGTAACAGTAGTACAGCTTTACAGAAGGAACAGAGAAGAGCCAGCGTGTCCCGTCATAAAGTACGCAAACTCACCAACTGCAAGCTCCAATGAAAACGCTCCTCTCAGCTGTCCAATAGGTCATTGTGTATCATACGTGTTTCATGTCCATGTGCTTTTTCTAGTAACCCTCAAGAAATTCATGTATGAaaatttttcagatattttctaTGTTGGTTAcgcattttctgtatttttgttgttgttaaatCTTTGCAAAACAGTGAGAAGAACctaaaaaatcttaaaataatAAGATAactagtgtttttttttaatttttttccagttaTAGATGGGCAAAACTTTATAAatcaaacaaatttacaaaagtgaTATAatatggaaattttgagaatacatactgacagtaataaaaacatttcagtgcattgattcaaaagtgtaatttttgaAGTCAGTCCTGCGAATCACCAAGGCATTTaacaatgcaaatatttttttatatagaAAAGTCAACGAGTTGTTACACCTATTGTTGTTTCTCAACACGCTGTTGTATGGTTGAATGTTGCTATTTTCATACAATTATTTGTAAACTCGTCGATAATGTAACTGACATGACAACTGCATAAATACTAAAATTCCGGTTTATTATTCTCTCCGAGGTCTTTGCTGTCTACGATGATTAGACGACAAGAATTTGTGTTTTTCAGAATTATCCCCTGCACTGATATGTTGTACTGTTCTGTAAATAGCTACGTTGTCTAAATTTAGCCCTGATGGTGCCTAAGTTAATTGAGATATTTTAAGTTTGCTACTACTATAAAAACACTGTTGTAGGTCATGGAACATGCGTTGCCCATTACCAGTTGCCTGGCGCTCTATTGTTATTCCATTCTGAAAAGTTATTTCATGCCATCTGCAGCAAGCTTACCagggatattttttgaaatgctgtaagaaattttttgtaatttttttttatcgaCGTATTgttcatgacatttttatgttgctttggattttaaaatgGTTTGGCAGAGATAGTTTACAGCTCAAAAAGCCAGACATTGTAGCCACAAGATTGGGTTTGAGAATCTGCCAACCGTCTGCCAATGGTTGGCTGCTCTTCCCTGATATTTTCGTCCAAAGAAGTTTGTTTTCAAGACAAACCATTTATGACAAATAAGAAAATTGTTTATGTTCTTGAAAAAAGTAAGTTGACAACACAGTCACAACTGCaagttgaaaatgaaatactgGACTTTTTCggtaaaatatttcagattttgtctttatttattaTTGGAAGTATACAGATACATTCTTTTCCCAAGCATTGCCTTTTTTACGCAAGAGGAACTCCCTTCAAATTATAGAGTGATCTATTTTACACTGAAGGTGTCAGCCCCTCTACCTTtgcatttctggaaaacacaaGTGTTCAACCATAAAAAAACCTAAGTTGCTCTGCAAGATCACGTTGCCAGTAACTTGCTTTTATGCAGTTCTGTGTGTACCACACTTTGCTGAATGAGATTTAACTTTGAGAAAAATTTACTCCAGGATAATATTGCTCCAGAATGGACCTATCGTTAACCTTTGACCGCGGTTATCTTGGTTTGTTCTTCTTTTattggggtcaaaggttatcttAGGCCTGACCGTTTCCCTGCAGAAATTCTGGCTACTTAAAATTAAATGTCTACCCAACTTCAgtgaaaatgattttcaatCAGCCGAAATAAATCGCAACATGGCCttgttaaatattcaaaaaagtAATGGCATTTTTAGTGCTTATGGTATTCTAGTATATCTGTGTATTTTTGTACTTTGTGGATGAGGAATTCTTGTTCTTCTTATCTGAAATAAGCTTTGAGAAAAAGAAAAGTACAGCTACTGCTTGAAATCCGTGTCAACTGGCAAGTCTTGACAGACTGTTATcatgaagagcgccctcatggtCGAGGTTGGTATATATTCTGgcatgacttgaaaaatgtaaacgGCATCCAAGTCTGCATACAACTTTTTATCCATGTAACTTTTCAAGTTTTCCGTTTTCTCAGACTGATGCCTAGTAGACACATGCTGCAATGTATAAAGCTAAGAAAATGTATATACTGTAGAATGCTTTGAGATAGCTTCAGTTTACAATTGGGTCTATTTCTTACTGGCTAGTGCTCAAACACATTTTACCCTGAAGTAAATTATAGACTTGTAACCATGGCGATGCCATTGTTCAGAGGGGATTGGTTTGTGAAGAGAAACTGAATGAGTGATCAAATACAAAACTTTCAGATGTCATATTTTCTTTCAGAGATTTTGTATCATGCAAGACATTGGTGTTTAAAGTACGCAACCTGAGAAGTTGCTGCTCGCATTATTTATGTTCCCTTGGTATTTTTGTCATTAACAGAATATTGAACTACCCAAACCTGTCTGTTGATCAgaaattaaaacaatttttcttTCAGACTCACTGCAAGtttgaattgtatttacaaagtgaaatttgaCTTGAATTTTGTGTCATATTCCAATTTATCAGATTCGCTGACAACTATTCCAGtcagatttttttgaatttggaCCATGGGATACACAGAGAGCATCAAGATTCAGTTTATCTTGATCAGTTTTGAGATTTTTAAAAGAACGAGATTTGGTGTTATGAACAAACGCTGCTACCCTGTCTTTTGTATTTATATTTGTGTATGCTTCTTCAAGAAAACTGGTTGCACTTTAACTGTTTGTCATCACACCGTTCTACacttgattttactgtattgtACTTGGTTGAGTCTGGTCATCCATAAGGTTGGCATCTGCTTCTCTTAGGGGGTCCTTTCAGATAGATAGCAACATAACCCCCTAGGATAATGGTAAATTAAAATTCAGCTCCGAGCCGTTCTAATAGTTCCAGTCTTGCCTTTATAGTTCGATACAACACTTCTTCTTTAGATAAGGTTGGAAGTTAAAACCTCCGCACGTCCATGGCTCCATTTGAAGCTGATACAAGCATTGGCTGGTGAAATCAAACACCCAGGCTTCAAAGTTGTGGTTGTTTCTGATTCAAATCAGATGCAGAGATGGCAACATCTCCACCTTTGCCAATGTTTTGCTGTTCTGTTGTTGCCTGTCCTTTGCTCAAAAAACACCCGTGGTAGGGGCACTCACTTGCCCCGATCTaaaaatgactggataaaaaGTATGTAGGGAGGGATTTTGATCAAAGTTTCTCaaccatttcaatatttttcatatttttagaaCCAGTGGTTCTCAATATTTTGTCAGTTTGGCCACAGACGCTTTAGTTTTTCTTGAGTGTTTGTGTTTCAACAAATACTTCTCCAGCATTGAAAACGTTTTCCTTTTCAGTTATTTTTCTCCCTACATATATTTGATATTACCAAATGTACTTACCGTACAAAAATCCATTCTATGGCCAAGAGATTGGGGAAGTTAATTGTGAATTTGAGTCTTGTTTGAGAGCAATCGCCGTTTCCTACATTATGTCAAATGTGTATGCTATCCCACAACCTACTGGGGTAAAAAATGTCTAACCTCAATAAGATTTCAATATGTCAGACATATATTTGACCTAAATCTGGGGATGAGAATACAAATGTTGTATTTAAAGGTatgcagtcacctgtaatctaaatatgcccatatatggtcaaaggggcgttccttggtattcaaaatgcccatgtgagggcgctgtttttaaaaagcggccacccgcttaaaatctgtgattggttagattttctctttccatggtaactgtggcaaaattggaacaagtgacagtatacctttaattaggcaatagctgtaagttttgatgtCTGCATTCTTCTATCATGGGAAGACGatcattttcttcttcttccaaTATTATGTTGAACTGTACAGTATAGTCTTGCAAACACATTTTTCATAACATTCAAATGtcattgtcaacaatgacattggACGTAACATGGAGACTAGTTACGACTGAACACTTGGCAGTTCAACATAattttggaagtagaacaagaatctgTATTTTACAGATGGAACAAATATACTGCAAAATACATCTAAAGTCACAGCTTGTACAGCTTTAATATGGTATGTGATTACCAAATTCAAACAGCTTGAAACAATAGAGGGATCACAAGGTGAGGCGATAATACGACTCACAACTTTGTGAGACAGCAGTGCACTGTGACATGTCCCATGAAGAAATCCTTGTTCCTTGACTCAAAGAagttaattaaaataaattgtttactacattttgttgaaaaatcaaaactcTGGAATGATTACATAAAAGACCTGAGCGTCAGCACCCCTCTCCCCCAGGACACTCTCTTTAATATTCAATTTCTGCAGGGGCAGAGAGCTTACTATGTCCCTATTGTGTCATaacaaaataagtgaaaaaaaaaacggtttAGTGTGGTACATATGcaatttaattttattattgATGTATTTGTTGCCTTTGTTTTGTTATGCATTTGTAAATATATCGTAAAATCCAAACGGCTTGTTGTCATGAGTGTTTATTCTTTGAACAGACATCTATCCAAGCCTGCATAATGAATAGAATTTTAGTTCTGTATTAGGGACACTTTGACAGGGCCTGTACATTCCTGGAAATTCTTTGAACTTTTAGAGCTGCTTGGAAGGTCCTTGAAAactttttgagaataaaacttGTCCAAGAAAACTGATAGGCCAAcaaggattttcaaaaaaactatgAAATGATTGGGCatgatatcataaaaatgatatgaaaaataatatatcTCAAAAATATCATACTTTTGATATGGTCACTTGGACCTCAAAAAATTCTGGAAAATTACTgaaaagtcagtgaaatttaaaTGACTATGAGTGTACGGACCCCACTTTGGATTCATGTAAAGGTAGTGCTGTAGTGCTGTGCTGCATTAGACTGATTCAAATACAAGTTTCTCAGTATTGAATGGCTTTGTTATATGCAAGCTTTGAACAAAATGTGAAGAAGATGACCAAACTAAAGTAACCAACCcggttttcattaattttgtggaAAGTTTTCAAGGAAAAAACCCGGCAATATTGGTATGGTGCTTGTGCAATTTTTTATCTCACcatatgttgccatggtttcattttgaattatcaaggttttttttaaactttttctgCCCTAGAGTTTCTTTGCATAACTTCAATTACCCCAGAACTTTTATCTGCAGAGATTATGCCCATCACAAGTTGAAGATATCTGGAGACCTTGAGATGCAGTTAACCTCTTTGTACCTCTTggatgctatgatttgcatttttgtaaagTTAATGTGCTTAAACTTACCCCAGCTCAAAAGCTTTGATATAACTTACctaatttttcccaacaaaattagGAATGGTTTAAACACCAAAACATGTTTCAGCTCATTACAAATTGCAACTGTGTAATTTTGCAGATAACTCACACGATAGACGAGTATGTCTGTACCGGTAATAAAGGTGGTTTTTATTGACAGAAAATTTCTCTGTTTTATTTATtactaaaaataacaaaaagcaCTGCTATTTAATACCAGTAGCATTCACATTAGAAAACTCACATGTTTGTAAAGGGATGATTTCATCTGAATTGATGGTTTTCCGAGCCACTTTTAAATAAATTTCCAGTACTTGATTTTTGATAAACAATGGACTCTGATAGTCTTGACATtgaaatttaaccctttcacccccagttccctgtatacaggtccaactttaccatagaaaacaagggatttgggacaaaccatggtggtgaaagggaaatttaaatttacaaattatgcTATGCTTAGCTGATCAATTTATCGTCACTAGCTGGTGACCAACACTATCTTGCTGACCAATGACCAATGACTATATATAAATTAGGATTCTACCAAATTTTAGTCCTCACGAAATTTTGTGTCAATGATATTGTGACTTCAGATAAATTTGATCTATCGCTGGGGcgcatttttgccaaaaataataaaaaattctgTTCATGATTCCCAGCAAAGATACATTTACAAATCCTACAATTCTGGTACATTTTTTGAAGATGTACTTTTCAAAGGTTATAAGCAGAGATGCCTTCAGTTCTGTTCTACACATTTTACTGAGCCAAGCATCAGAATTCAAATTACTCATATTGGCATATTTTGTAGGAGATCCCTACATCTCATTTTCCCTATTATGACTGGCATTGCAAATGATAGCCTGATCCAGGCCATGGAGTGAGATCTCAAGTTTACTCAAAATCAGAATAGAGCGGTACAAAAGACAAACGAAATTAataaagaaacattttcatgcTTATTCTGGTAAAGGTTATACTGCTACATTAACATTTCTCCTCAAATGttgaaagaaaagaaacatGGCATTCACGCATCTGGTGGTATTCTTGGTATGACGGGCAAAATTAGATTTCCAAAAGATGAATCTTGTGTGATGAAGTATGCCACAGAGTTGCTGTGGGCGTGCTGGAGATAGAAAAAATTATACATGACATGAAAGAATCTGACAGGAACAGATGAAGATTTACATGGCTGAACTGAATATCATTTCACAGATTCATATAACATAGGAAGTATTTTCTTATAGTTCACATGAGCTTTAACCCCTATATTTAAAAGAAACTGCTGAGTAATGATGTGCATGAAAAACGTGATTTGAACTACTTTCAGATAATTTTGTGTGTTAACATAAGCTGACGTGATTCCAAAGATTTTCTTGTCCAACTGTTAATATACACTTATAAAAAATTAGTTGGAATCAAGGTGGGAAGACTCAACCTTGATGAGTTTGTACCGTAAAGAATCTATAGTGTTTTTCTCAATCGGTcagattttttaataatttgcacCAATAACAGAAGCCCTGGAGAGGAGATTGACTTACCTGAAGCGCTGTCCTCTGTGACATTGCCAGGTGGTGAGCTTCTGTGGGGTCTCTCAAAGTTATCTGAAAAGGCAAAAAATGATTAAGAATATTGTGGATACAACCATCACATGATTCAAAACGGAATATGGATGCAGATTTTCGGAGATGTATAAGAAATATCAATATTCAGTGCATACACTGAAGTTCAATTCTAGTAATTTCTAGGTGTTGATCCGGATTAGTGTCTGTGATTTGTCCAGGTGCAATTATTTCTATTCTTTGTTGCACTGACTAATCTCTGACTTTGATGCAACAGGTTCCCAACACAAAGAGTCTGAGTGGCATATCTCCTGATATGCTGTGTGTCAGTCTGATTTGGTAATACTCGAATTATCATAAGAAAACACCTACAAAATAATCTATTGCAATTTTCCtattttggaaaaatattggaaaatataGATCCATGGAAAAAGGTTGACAAAACTTGTCCCTTCATCTGGTAGCATTTAACAATTGCAAGGATTTTTGCCAGTTTTCCGATATGTTTCCATTTTTCCATATGTTACTGCTATATTTTGTAGAATGTGTGTATGGAAATGTAGACGCAGACTGTATGGAATATTTCTGTAACTGGTCAGCCTTGTAACTGGTAGCAGTTCTTACCTGGCCTGGCTGGTCTTTCACTGGTACAGGTCTCTGCATGGGACCGGAGCCCAAACCACTGCTGAAACTGGAAGAtatcattatttcattatttctgaTTCTGCATGGCAAAGGGCACAAAGTCCCATGGAAACAGTaacatttcaaatgattttgatACAATTGGGCtgaatatttttcaacattctCAGAGCAAAGTGCATACACTTCTATTATTCAACgtcaaactttgaaatgagaatttGTCAGTTATGAATGtgtaatgtatcaaaatatattgatttaaatttacagCAGCAATCATGCTACTGCAGAAAGTTCTAAATTTGCTGGAGTACTAATGTTTGTTGAGATACAGTTGGCCCAGTTTCAATTACTTTCAAATCTGTGTGTATAGGGTGAATACACAGCATCAGTACCTGTTTGGTTGGCCCTGCATCATGCGTAACCTCTTCTTTTCTTGCTGCAAGTCTTCCAAGATCTTTCGGTTTTGTCTTTctggaaaaattaaaattgatgaTTTGGTTGTTACACCGTTTATTGTGGTTAAAGTTATTGATGAAAGAACATCACATAGTTTTAAATTCAATTTGAATTGTGTGATTTTAGTACAATATTGTGGGTGGAGCAAGATGGTGTTTTTTGTATCATGGGACcaatacatgtctgagttggaCAGCAGAGTGAAAGTACAAGATGTAAACATGTGACTGtccattttttttgtaaattttgatccTGAAAAATAGTTGGCAGGCAAAAGATATAACAACACATATTATGACAGCCAACTACAAAAGCAGTCTTTACAAAGAAATCTTTGAAAAATGACGAAATTGGATGGGGACAAGTTTAAACTCCGTATTTGCCTGTATCTCCACCGTTGATAATAAAAGATTCAAACACATGctgaattattgtattttacaaacgAATTACGTACAAACttctaataaaaaaaatacccaCTTCTCCGCAAAGCAGAAACAGACTTTggacaaaaatatttgtttctcttcgTAGGCCACTCATTTTAACTTGCACAAAGTTAAATCTGTTAATCTGTTTGGTAAGCGGATTGAATCTTGGATGAAAGTACAGTTGTACAAATTTGCTATCACATCATTCCATGTCTCATTGTTTTCCACACTAATTCAACAGACAGTTAAAACTCGGGGAGGGGAGAAAGCAAAACTCATAATATTACCTTGACCTGCATTAATAGCCGGTGGGGCGCCAGGTGCCTGTGGTGTAGACATTCCTTGGAAAAGATAGACCAAGAAACTGACTGTTTCCTCTTCAGATCAGACGGTGAGCCAGTGTCGTTGAACCTTTGGCACTCGAAAATGATccaaacacggtccctccggACCTTGATCCAAGTAAAGACCCTCGCTTTATGAGTTCTAGGCAGGTCAATTACACAGAAGATACTAATGTGGACTAACCTATACGCACATATTAACTGTGTTCTGAACTGTATATGAGGTCGACTCACACTCTTACCGCTAACATCACTTTTATTGCCCTTGACAATGGATGTAACTATCTGGAGAAGCCCTACATTTACAAGATTCAACGCCTGACGATCAAGAAAGCAAGCATTGAGCATGCAATAAACCAGCTGTCATGCTGCCCTCACGCGCCGCCAGTGTGCGAGGGGGAGACGGAGACGATAACATTTACACGAAGGGTTACgtgaagaaatatttttattaatgtTTCCATCTGTAATTCTAATGTTCGGCTAAAATCTTGGCAAGTACATCTATATAAtgattaattttcataaatcgTTAAGAAAAGCTTACATGAGCAAGCACAGTATATCAAACAGCAATAATGGTCTAAACGAACACTGGTGGAACCCCCTTTATGAGAATGAGCTTTTACAGTAAGCGCATCACAACATGCGCAATGTTCGTAAATCGCCAACATGGCGGAAGTGGAGGATAGCACGAAGGACAGCGGACGGGTCCAGGGGGAGGGTCTCGACACCCAGCAATACGATCCCTTACAAAATCCGCTAACCGAAGGCCTCTCAGTAAACGACGATGATTTTGAAGTAAGTAAATAGTTCTTCATGAATCTCTGATCACCACGAGTAGGATTATACAGGATTGCCAATGAACCTGGGATCACGTACGTTTTAATTGTGCCTGCCTTGTTACACAGTCCCAGTCGAGATTCGGCTGTCTCGCCCACTCACCGACCAACGGGTTTTAAATCATTCATGCAAACAcagtaaatgtattttttgaagaaactgtactttgaaagatacggatataaaaatatacaatgaTCCATACACTTTAATTCGCTGTTATTTATAACTAAAGTAAAGAATACGAGGCagacaaaaacatacaaatccaCAATGTAGACAAATCTGTCTTGCCACTTATCAATGAAATTGAGTGTCAACAATCTATCAAGATGAAGCTTTGCTGCGAATCCGTtgcctttgccactcgggtagcttggtcattggagtggctGGTCCCAAAAGAAgatgtcaaggagtggcagggctcgttttcgcagcaagatGAAGCTGTCACCATATTATAAGTTATTGTTATTTTAGCATTCAAGTGTGCTCTTTCTGCCTTCTTTGCCATAACTATTTTTATAAAACAGTAGAAGTCTCTGTATGGGGTAGCATTtattatatgtacatgtgtgtcaGATTTGACATAGTACAGTCGAGATCTCTCCCGCTTTAATGGTATTTCAAGTAAGGATTTTTATTTGTCTTCTGTGTCTATAAATTGGATATAAGAGGTACAGTGAATTCAATTTCTATTTTTTGCCCAGGTTGCTGTAATTATAGCAGGAGAACAAAATATCTGGCAACCTGTCTGATCTGCGAACTGTTTGGGGCAAAGACCCTAGTTCTTGGGTCTGTCATTAAACTCTTGTCTGTGATATACAACATTATGTTGGCCTTTACAGTAAAACACCTGTAAAGCAGTGTTACTAGGACCCCCTGCCTAATAAGCTGGCATGTTTATTTTAATGAATCAAAGTTACTAGATCATTGACCATCCAAGAAAACCAGACAAACCCTGGGGATTACTAGTAACGCCCCAAAATTGCTATAAATGATTGCAACAGCTTTTTATCGTAAAAATTAGCCAGAACTCATCCTGCTCAACGGTAAGAGATTAAGTTTCAGAGGGGTTAGGCTTTGAGGCAAAACTTTAAGGATAGAATGTCTTTCTTACTTGGAAGTTGGTCTTTTGATGCTATCATACCCATCCCTccataaacaggtccacactaaccattgaaaacaatggatttgggccaaaccacttTGGTGAAGGGGTTAAATCATTCTTACTGATTCTTCTGCCAATTGTTAGGAGGAAGACCTGCGTTCACCAGGAGCAGACAGCAACATGTCCAATGCATCACAGACCGCCTTGGCTGGCTCCATCAAACTTGAAGACCAAGAAGAAGAAACCGAAGAAGAGGACCAAGACATGGAGACCAGAGATTTGTTTGTGACAGTCGACGATCCTGAGAAACATTCTGGGTCGATGGGATCAGCATATGTCACATATAGAGTTGTGACCAAGGTAAACACTGGTCCATTACACATCTGAA comes from Ptychodera flava strain L36383 chromosome 8, AS_Pfla_20210202, whole genome shotgun sequence and encodes:
- the LOC139138414 gene encoding SOSS complex subunit C-like, whose product is MSTPQAPGAPPAINAGQERQNRKILEDLQQEKKRLRMMQGQPNSFSSGLGSGPMQRPVPVKDQPGQITLRDPTEAHHLAMSQRTALQHAHSNSVAYFITQDSSFGNLILPVIPRIPPDA